The stretch of DNA ATGATGATCGCGTTTTTGAAGAACTTTTAGAATATTTAAGAAGATCGCGGGGTTTCGATTTTACTGGTTACAAACGAACTAGCCTCAAACGTCGAGTACGCAAACAGATGCAATTGCGAGAACTAAACAGTTTTGAAGCTTATCTAGATTATTTGCAAGTTCACCAGGAAGAATTTCAATTACTTTTTAATAATATTTTGATTAATGTTACTACTTTTTTTCGAGATAAATTGGCATGGAAATATTTGCAGGAACAAACTATTCCTCATTTAATTGAAGGCAAGTCACCGCGATCGCCGATTCGGATTTGGAGTGCTGGTTGTGCTTCAGGAGAAGAAGCTTATACTCTCGCGATTTTGTTCGCAGACGTTTTGGGAGTAGAATTATTTCGTCAGCGAGTTAAAATTTATGCTACAGATGTAGACGAAGAAGCCCTGAATCAAGCTCGTCTAGCGAGCTACACTAGTCAACAAATCGAGCCAATTCCGCCAGAATTACGCGATCGCTTTTTTGAATTGCAAGGAGAACGCTATCTTTTTCGCCCAGACTTGCGCCGTGTGGTGATTTTTGGTCGTCACGACTTGGTACAAGATGCACCGATTTCTCGCCTCGACTTGTTAGTCTGTCGTAATACATTAATGTATTTTAATGCCGAAACTCAAGCTAAAATTCTCAATCGTTTTCACTTCGCCCTTAATAATTCGGGATTTCTGTTTTTAGGTAAAGCAGAAATGTTGCTTACTCACGCAAATCTTTTTACTCCTGCCAATTTACAACATCGCATCTTTAGTCCAATAGCGATAACCAGAAAACGCGACCGACCAATCCTCATAGCTGACAATATCAATTTTGCGGAAGAAGAAGTGAACAATAATTCCCATTTTCATTGGCAACTTCGAGAACTTGCTTTTGATACAGGTGCGATCGCTCAAATTATCATCGACCTCAATGGCAATATAGTACTAGCCAATGCTTCCGCTCGCAATCAATTTGGGATCAATTCCCTCGATTTGGGTCGACCTTTGCAAGATTTGGAAATTTCTTATCGTCCTCTAGAATTACGTTCTCCTCTCGAAAAGATTTACCAAGAACGACAAATTATTATTATTGAAGATGTAGTTCGTAATCTCAACAAAAATGAAACTCAGTATTTAAATGTCCAGTTTATTCCCCTTGAAGGCGACAATGGTGCAATTTTGGGAGTAAGCATTTTATTTATTGATGTTACCCGTTATCATGACCTGCAAGTTCAACTTCAACAAGCGAATCAAGAATTAGAAACTGCTAATGAGGAACTTCAATCTAGTAATGAAGAGTTAGAAACCACTAATGAAGAATTGCAATCAACTAATGAAGAGTTGGAAACTACTAACGAAGAACTGCAATCAACTAACGAAGAACTAGAGACAATGAATGAAGAACTGCAATCAACCAATGAAGAATTGCAGACTATCAATGACGAATTACGTCAACGGACAACCGAACTCAATCAAGCAAATAGTTTTCTAGGTTCGATTTTGGCAAGTATTCGCTCTGGTGTAATTGTAGTAGACTATCAGTTTAATATTCTCGGTTGGAATAATGAAGCCGAAAATCTCTGGGGATTGCGAGTCGATGAAGTTAAAGGACAATCTTTATTAGGTCTTGATATTGGTTTACCAGTTGCTCAATTACGAGAACCGATTCGTAGATGTCTAAGTAGAAATAAAGACAAACAAGAAATCCAGCTTAAAGCTATTAATCGCCGAGGAAAAACTATTCAATGTCATATTAGTTTTAATCCCTTAATTGGGATTAATAAAGAACTTCAGGGTGTAATACTCTTGATAGATGAAATTGGGGCTTCAATTGACTAAATTTAAACGTATCTTTAGATTGACTTTGAAAAAATAATTATGTCGGAACTAGAAAGTAAAAATTGGCATGAGCAGTTTATTGACGACCAAGAAAAAATTTCTCAAAATCATCAAAAAATTGCCGACAAATGTGCTCAAAAGCTCATTGAATTAGGCGAAAGGCTCCAAGCAGAAAATGAACCAGGAGGAAAATCTATTGCAGAACATGGTCAAAAAATTCTCCATTACACAAAAATTGAACAGGAAAAAACTCAACAAGCATCCGAACAAAACGAAGTAAATGCTTATGAATCTACAGAAATAGCTGCCCAACAACGAAGAAAAGCAACTCAGGAACACGTCCAAGCGATCGAAGAATATAACGCAATACTGCTGAAAAAAATCCAAGCTAATCAGGAGAAAAGTAAAAAGTCGTAGGGACGTAATATGTTACGTCTGTACAAAAGTAAAAAGTTAGATAAAATATAAAAGATAATGCTACAAACAGTTAAATTTAACTTATAGTTTAGCTAAGAGCTAAGAGCTAAAAAAAACTCTATCTGTAGCCAACATTTAAGTATTTAATATTTAAAAAAGTTGAAGCTTAAATTTTTTTTAAAAGATTTTGTTGTGGTTAAAGCTAAAGTTTCTCTTCGCTTTATTGTTTTTTATATTTAAAGTTTATCTAATTTTATTTTGTGAAAATTTTGTGATTAGTAAATCACTTATATAATTATTTTAAAGATAATAACTTAATAAAAAAGTTTATCTCATTCTGTACAATTGCGATCATTTTTTTGATTTTAATAAAAAATTTATAAATTAGTTATGAATATCTCAAATTTTGAGAACCAAATCAATAATGCTCAACAGCAATTAGCTAAAATGCAAGAGAATTTAGATCAACCTCCTTCTTCAGAAAGAGAAGCTGAAGCAATTACCGCCCTTTCTATTTCTATTGAAGAACTGCACGTAGCTTTAGAAGAGTTAGAACAACAAAACTCAGAATTAATTATTACTCGCCAAGAACTAGAAAAAGAACGTCAGCAATATCAAAATTTGTTTGAATTAGCTCCCGATGGATATATTGTGACCGATCGCAATGGCGTAATTCAAGCAGCCAATCGCTCTACAGAAAAATTGCTGCACGTAAGACGCGATCACTTATTAGGAAAACCTTTTATTCTTTTTATCTGCAAAACATCGCGCCATACTTTTCACCATTGTTTAGATTCTTTATTCCAAAGTTACGAGATTGAAGAATTGGAATTAGAATTGCAACCTCGTCATGGTAAACCTTTGATCGCAGGAATCTCTTTATCCGTAGAGCTAGATTTTAAAGGAAATATTACAAGACTATTGTGGTCAATTCGCGATCTCAGCGAACGGATCGCTAATGAGCAAAAAAACCGCCAACAAGCTGCTTTATTGGACGTAGCTACAGAAGCAATTATTGTCAGCGACTTGGAAGATAAAATTACGTTTTGGAACTCTAGTGCCAAAAACATTTACGAATGGGAAGCACCAGAAGTTCTTGGTAAAAACGCGATGGAACTTTGGTGGCAAGAAACTGTACCTCAACTAGCAGAAGCCAAACAAAGTGCATTAGCACAAGGAAAATGGCAGGGAGAACTCAAAAAATATACTAAAACAGGTCGAGAAATCTTGGTAGAAAGTCACTGGTCAGTTATACGCGATCGCTCAGAACAACCAAAATCTATTCTAATTGTAGACACCGACATCACTGAAAAAAAACAACTAGAATCTCAATTATTCCAATCCCAACGTTTAGAAAGTATCGGCACTCTGGCAAGCGGAATTGCCCATGATCTCAATAATATTCTTAATCCTATCTTAGGCTCGGTGCAAATTTTGCCTCGTCTGATCCCTCAACCAAACGAATCCTGTCGCAAATTAACTGAGTTAATCGAAACTAATGCTAAACGCGGTGCCAATATCGTCAAACAAGTACTCGCATTCTCTCGGAGTGAAGAAGGCGAAAGGCAAAATCTTAAACTCAACAGTGTAATTGAAGAAGTTGAACATTTAATCCAAGAGACTTTTCCGAAAACAATTAATTTGGTCGTCAATACTCCCCCAGATTTATGGACAGTTTACGCCAATCCTACCCAAATGCATCAAGTATTACTCAATCTTTGCGTCAATTCTCGCGATGCAATGCCTTATGGTGGAACTTTGATGATTTGTGCCGAAAACCGAATTGTTACAGAAGACTACGCTCGCAAACATCTTGATGCCGAAGCAGGAGCTTATGTTGTTTTCTCAATCATCGATACTGGTTATGGCATTCCCCCTCAGATTCTGGAGCGAATTTTTGAGCCATTTTTCACGACAAAAGAAGTATATCAAGGTACTGGATTAGGACTTTTTACCGCGATGGGAATTGTGAAAAATCATGGAGGTTTTATTGAAGTATCGAGTGAATTGAAATCTGGTACTCAATTTGAAATTTTCTTGCCAGCTATCGAAATCGAAAAAATAGAAACCAAAGTTTCAACATCAGCCTTACCCGAAGGCAAGGGAGAATTAATTTTGGTAGTCGACGATGAAAAAGACAACCTTTACATGACTCAAATTTTACTAGAAACTTCTGGTTATCGGGTACTAACTGCCAAAGACGGCTTAGACGCGGTCGCAATTTTTGAACAGCATTATGGTGAAATCGAACTAGTGTTAATGGATATGATGATGCCCAATCTGGATGGAGCCACTGCGATCGCGGAATTAGTAAAAATTGCTCCTCAAGTTAAAATAATCAGTCTTAGCGGACTGGCAACTGACTATTCTCTAGCCAGAAATTCTAAGGTTAAAGCCTTTTTAGCCAAACCAATTACCGCAGAAAGTTTACTGACTACTATTAAACAAGTTATTCAAAACTAAAATTTTCTTGAGATGAAATTAGTTTTTAGCTGTTGGCTAAACTTTTAAAAAATCAAACTATTTGTAGTATTCTTTTTTCTATTTCATATATAGCAGTCGAAGGAAAGATCAGGACGCACAAATATTGTAAGAGCGATCGCTTCGCTGCACCTTCGGAGACGCGAATCGCCCCTACGATTCAATATTCTGTCTTAACCTATAGTTCGGTTGCTATAACTTTTGAACGGGCAGGGCAATGCCTTGCTCCTAGCTGACTTTTTGCGAGCTATTAATAATAAAATGTAGAGGCAATTTATGAATCACCTCTACTCCAATCTTCAAAACTTCTAATAATTAGCAAATAAACCTTTCAAGAGATTTTTAGCCAGCCATTTCTAATTGCAATTGTTTTTTAGCTTCTTTAAATTCAGTTGCCATTTGTTGCTGTTGTTGAGAAGAACAGTTACTCTTGATGGCAGAGAACATTGTGCTTTCTTCTTGACGAGTATGGTCACCAACCATTTCTTTGACTTGCTGCAACATATCTTTGAATTCTTGAGAATCTGGCTCTAAAGACTTCATCTGGTCAAGAATTTCTCTAAGTTGTGCTTGTTCATCATAAAGTTCTTGGGTATCTTCGTCGCCATAAAATGGACGTACAGTAGGATAAACAACTTGTTCTTCTGCTACTGAATGAACTAGTAAATCTTGATAAAGTTGACCAAAATATTCTTGGATTTTTTGATTATCATTACTTTGTTCAATTTCGCCAATTAAAACATTGACTTTTTGATGATCCATACGGATGATATCTTGAATTTTCAGATCTGATTGATCAGAGTTTTGAGTAGCCACACTACCTACTACACCAGTAAGTGCTGAAATGGCATCTTGAACACGACTCCAAAGTCCTTGGTCTGCTTCTTCTCCAGTTAATTCACGAGTTCCTAAAACTTCAAGTACTCCTTTTAGTTGCTCTTGATGAGCGCGGTTTTCAAAGTTAACCGTATTGATAGGTGCGAGGGCTGCTTGAACATCAGCACCAACTATCTGAGCAGCTTTATGTACAATTAGCCCAGACATAACTTGTCCGTGTTTTAGTAGTTCGTGTTGAGCCATTTTTTCGTACATGGTTAGGTCAGAACCCGACATCATTTCTTCGGCTTTCTGAACCATTTGTTGGACTTTATCTTTTGGTTCTGATTGAATACCGTATTGAGTAATGGCTGTTTCAATAATACCTAGATTCTTTTGGTCATCGGAAAGCATTTTTTGAAGGCGATCGCGAATCTCGGTATCATCACATTGATTGATAAACTCTTGTTCGTTAGAAATAATTAAATCTTGAATAGCTTTCATGCCTGCTAATTTTTCTGCAAGAGCAGCACGTTTTTCATCTGTTAAAGATACCATTAGCTTTACCTCAAAAGACTTTATTTATTAAATTTGTTCTTATTTGAAGATAAATAATAAAAACAAGTTATTTCATCAATCATTTGATAGAGGATTAAAACTAATTTTTGGTAATTTTGGTAAGTTAATGTTTTTGAATGAAATTATTTAAAATGTGTTCTATCTATAGATATAAAAATTTAAGCCCTTTTTACTTATTGATAATAATAATCAATAATTATCATAAAATTGCGAGACTGTTTGAAAATTTTAATTTTTAACTATTATTTGATTAGGTAAGATTTTCAAGTGTAAAGTAATTAAGAATACAGATCAAAAGCAGATTAAAAACTATTAACAAAAAAGCGGACTCGCCCTTAGTGAGCCACAGAGCGAGTGCAAGTCAGTTATTTCAGTTACCAGTCACCAGTCATCAGTGACCAGTTATTAGTTTTTGATTTTTAACTTTTGCCTTTTGCCTTTTGCCTTGGTACTGTTTACTTAAGGATTAGATATTAGTTGGGGTTGGGGTTGGGGTTGAGATTGAATTTGAGGTTGTGATTGAGGTTGGAGTTCAGATTCAGTGTCTGGTTTAGTAATAGTAGGAACTACTTGCATTTTGGTCGAAGATGCGATCGCATAATATAATTGTTGTGCCAGCATTTTGTTTCCTTCTGGGCTGAGGTGAATTGCATCAATAAAACTAGGTGCAGGATATTCGTCTTGAAGAGGATATAACTCGATAGTTTTGACATTATAAGGAAAAACTCTTGCCAGTTCTTTACTAGCAGCTACAAACTGCGGATAAAACTGTTTTGCTTTTTGGATATAATCTCTACCAAGTTCAGTAGTTACACTTCCTTCTACAGCAGTTAATCTACTAGGATTTCTACCTGTAATTTCTGGTTGTACAGCGATAATTAAAGGAATACGCGCCCCAGCAGTCAAACCAGCCATTTGTTTATGATTTTGAAAATAGCGAGCAATTCGACGTTGAGATTCACTTTGATCTTGAGGAAAATATTGAGCTAAGTTATTTAACTGTTCATCTAACAACCAAGTAACTTGTTGTTCTGAAGGTTTAACCGATAGCCAATTATCCTGAATAAATCTAATTAGATAAACTTTATCGCGTAGAGGTTGCAGACTTTTTTTGAGATAGACACGCAAATAAGTTGGGCCATCATCGAGCATTTTTTCGAGTTGAGGTATTTCAATCGCAGTTTGATTACTAGGAAGCATTAAATCTACATAGCCATCCAATACGATTACTAAATCGGGTTTATACCGCAAAGTATCCAAAGCCAATTGAGCTAATTGGTTTCCCGAAGCATAACCAGGAACAGCAGCATTAATCACACGATAGTTGCCTGATTTAATTTTTAAAGGTTTGGCTAAAGCTTGTTTTTGTGCTTCTTCATCTCCAGAAATCGAATTAGAACGATACATTTGAGGAGAGTCTTTTTGTTGTTGGACTCTTTGATTTAGAAAAGCCTCTAATTGTTCACTAATTGTTTCTTGATTATTAAAACTACCGTAACCAAAAGCAGTCGAACCACCTAACAGAAAAATTCTAATTTCATCTTTAGGTTTAACAGTTGAAATTGGCTCTGTATCTCGAAAACCCTGCTCGTTAATTTGCCAATATTGATTTTTTTGATTAGGAATCAATTGATAGCCTAGAGAAACACTACGTTGAGCGACTAGAGTTCCATCTACTCCAATAGTTTGATAAGGTTGTCCAGTTTCTGTTACAAACTTGAGGCGATAAGCTTTTCTAACTTGAGTTTCTGTTTGACTTTGGCTAGACTCTTTTCTTTTACCCGCTACATCCATTACGATACGGGTTAATAGTTCAAGAACCATTAAAGAGAGAAGCAGAGACAAAATGACCCATAACCAAGATAAATTGCGACGAGGTTTAGGTTTGCGTTTAGTAAAAATTAGACGTTCACGAGGGTGAGATTTAAACATAAGTTATACCTTATCAATCAATAGAAAATATCCACAATCTTGATCGAAGTAATTGATCGCTCTTTTGTTAAAAGTCTGTGATACATTTACTCTGACTAGCCCTAATCCATCAGGATTGAAAATTTTAAAATTCTTAATTGTTCATGGCTTATAAATTATTGTTCGTTTGTTTAGGTAACATTTGTCGTTCTCCCTCAGCAGAGAATATTACTAACCATTTAATTCAAGAAGCTGGTTTAGTAGGGAAAATTGTCTGTGATTCGGCAGGAACTTCTAGCTATCATATTGGTTCTCCTCCAGACCGTCGTATGACTGCTGCTGCAACTAAAAGAGGAATCAAACTTCAAGGTCGGGCAAGGCAATTTCAACCATTGGATTTTGAAAAATTTGACCTAATTCTAGCTATGGATAAACAAAATTACCAAGATATTCTTTATCTTGACCGCCAAGACCAATACCAGGATAAAGTTCGCTTGATTTGCGATTTTGCCACTTCCTATCCAGACCGAGAAGTTCCCGATCCTTACTATGGAGGTTCTCAAGGGTTTGAATACGTAATTGATTTGTTATTAGATGCTTGTCAGGGTTTGTTGGCATACGTAGTTAAAACTCAAGAATATCAAGCAAAACTATAACTTCAAAAACTACTAACCACACTCTCTGATAGGTGTCAGTATGATGAATAGATTTAACTTTCAAGTATTTAAAAGGTTTTGGGCGATCGCAAAACTTTATTGGTTTGGCAATGAAAAAAAAGGAGCTTGGACTCTACTCGGTTTATTATTTATTTTATTAATTGCCTATACATTACTAAGTGTTAAATTAACTGAAGAGCAAGGCAATATTATTTCTTCTCTTTCGGCAAAAAGTCCAGAGAGATTTTGGACAACGATTAAAATATTTTTAGGAATACTAATTGTATATGTACCTTTATTTGCGGGTTTTAATTACGTTCAATATAGATTAGGTAATTATTGGCGTAGATGGCTGACCCAAAATTTTTTAGGACGTTATTTTAGTAATCGAGCTTTTTATGAATTAGGTAATTTTAATACAAATATTGATAATCCTGATCAACGTATTTCTGAAGATATTAAAGGTTTTACTCAAGATTCTTTAGTATTTTTATTAGTAATTATTAACTCAATTTTTCAAGTAGCAGCTTTTAGTTTTGTCCTTTGGAAAATTTCACCAAATTTAGTTTGGCTACTAGTTGGATATGCTTTGGTTGGTACAATTTTTGCTACAGGAGTGTTTGGCAAAAAACTAGTTAAAGTTAATTTTGATCAACTTAAAAAAGAAGCTAATTTTCGTTTTGGTCTAGTTCGGATTCGAGAAAATTCTGAATCAATTGCTTTTTATCAAGGAGAAAATCAAGAAAATAATAAATTAAAACAAATCTTTCATGAGGTTTTTGAAAACTTTAATTTACTGATTCTATGGCAAGAATTATATTTTGGTTTATTTGTCAACACTTATGAATTTATTCCTTATATTATTCCTGCGATCGTAGTTGCTCCTAGTGTTTTTGATGGTACTTTTGAAGTAGGTAAAGTCACCGAAGCTCAAATTGCTTTTGCTAGAGTTTTTGCTTCTTTAAATATTATTGTTAGTCGTTTTCAATCCTTGACTGCTTTTGTCGCTGGAATTGATCGCTTATCTTCTTTGGATGAATATCTCAATCGTCTTGAACACAAAACTACTCGACGAGAACGCCCCACTATCGATACAGTTGAAGATGGTCGTTTAGCCATTCAACGTCTAACTTTACAAACACCCAATTATCAAAAAACCCTCGTCCGCAATCTTTCCTTCGCCCTCGAACCAAGAACAGGATTACTAATTATGGGATCGAGTGGCTGTGGTAAAAGTTCCTTATTAAGAGCGATCGCAGGGTTGTGGAATTCTGGCACAGGAGTAATTACTCGTCCTCATTTAGCCCAAATGCTGTTTTTGCCACAAAAACCCTACATGATCCTAGGAACTCTGCGCAATCAGTTGATTTATCCTCAAGCTGAGTTGTCTATAGAAGACCAACAACTATATCATGTTCTAGAACAAGTGAATTTAGCCGATTTAGCCGACCGATTTGGTGGATTAAACGCCGAACAAGATTGGGGAGATGTTTTATCTTTAGGAGAACAACAAAGATTAGCTTTTGCTCGCATCCTGATTAACAAGCCAAAATACACCATTTTGGACGAAGCTACTAGCGCGTTAGATCTGAAAAACGAAGAAAATCTTTACAATCATTTGAAAAAAAGCGAAACTACGTTTATCAGTGTGGGTCATCGTTCTACTTTACTCAAATATCATAAATTAGTCTTAAAAATCGAGAATAGCGAACAATGGCAACTCGAACAAGTCACTTAATCAAACTGTGACGGGAGTAGCAAACCGAATTTCTGTATTGTTATATTCGGGAAGCCAACCCTCAGTAGTGGTGAAATACCGTACTGCTTTAATTTTTGATTGTTTAGTTAAATAAAACCAATGTTGTGTTCCTGCGGGTACGTTAATATATTCTTCTGGTTGGATGGTTAATTCTACTTGCGAACCATCAGGAAGAACAAACCCAAACACACCTTCGCCAGCAACAATGTAGCGGACTTCATCATCAGCATGAGTGTGACAGCGATTAAATTTAGATAATAAGGTATCCAGGTTAGGCGTATCAGGATTGAGAACAATCAAATCGCGAGCTTGATAACCAGCAGTTTGTTTTAATTGCTCAAAATAATGGTCTAAAGCTTGTAAAACTGCTTCTTTTTGGCTTTCTGTTAGACTATCTTGGGCTAGAAGACGGTTGAGTTGAGAATCATCACCGACAGTCCAATAATTTAACTCAATATTAAGGGGAGCAAGTTTTTGAGCAATATCTTCTAGTTGAGTATAAGTTGTGCCATTTTCTAAACGCAATACTGCCATAGTTCTCTCCACAAGTTATTTATAACCAAATAAAGGTTAGGCATAACCCAACCTCTTTCTAATTGTCAGGAAAATAAATTTAAATTGCAACTTAATCGGGCAAAAGACCTTTTTCTGCCAACCACTGCTGATTATACAATCGCGATTGATAACGACTGCCACCATCACACAAAACAGTTACAATCGTATGACCAGGCCCTATTTGTTTGGCTAAAGCTACCGCAGCAGCAACGTTAATTCCTACCGAACCCCCCATAAATAAACCATCTTGACGAAGTAATTGATAAAGAACTCTCACACATTCCTGGTCGTCAACTTGAATGGCATCGTCCATTGGTGCGCCTTCCATATTAGCCGTAACGCGACTGTTACCAATTCCTTCAGTAATTGAGTTACCTTCGGTTTTAATTTCTCCTGTTTTTACATAGCTATACAGTCCGCTACCCATAGGATCGGCTACTACGCATCGAATCTCGGGATTTTGATCTTTGAGAAACATCGCTACCCCAGCATAAGTGCCACCTGTACCTGTAGCTGTTACCCAAGCATCAATTTTGCCATCGGTTTGTTCCCAGATTTCTTTACCAGTGGTTTCATAATGTGCCTGGCGATTGGCTAAATTATCAAATTGATTAGCCCAGATAGCGTTATCCATCTCTGCTGCCAAACGTCCTGAAAGTTTGACATAGTTATTTGGATTTTTATAAGGTACGGCGGGAACAGTACGAACCTCAGCCCCCAAAGTTCTTAATGTATCTATTTTTTCTTGAGATTGAGTTTCAGGAATAATAATTAAACACTTGTATCCTTTAGCATTACAAATATGTGCCAAGCCAATTCCTGTATTACCAGCCGTTCCTTCGACAACTGTTCCTCCAGGCTTTAATAATTCTTTTTGTTCGGCATCTTCAATAATATATAAAGCAGCCCTATCTTTAACTGAACCTCCAGGATTAAGGAATTCTGCTTTACCAAGAATTTCACAACCTGTTGCTTCACTAAAGCTGTTTAAGCGAATTAAAGGTGTATTGCCAACTGTACCTACAAAACCGTCTTTAATATCCATTTTAATTAATCATGCTTTTACCGATCTAGATTAGCGGTAACTAGGTATTAATTTTTCAAAAGAGATCTTTCAAAAGATTTTCCTTTTAACATTCGATTCCAATACAAATAGGGCAAACCGTATTTTTTCAACAGCCACATACTGTATCTTTCTTTAGCGGGATCGAGAGGAAAGGTAGGACTAGGATTCTTATCATAATCAAATTCGGCAAAAATTACCTTGCCATAGCCAGTAATTAGGGGACAACAGGCATAACCATCGTATTGTTTATCCAAAGATTGAGAAGCCATTACTGAGAGTAAATTTTGAACTAAAACAGGGGCTTCTGCACGTACCGCAGCAGCAGTTTTAGAAGTAGGCAAAGAAGAAGCATCACCCAAAGAAAAGACATTAGGATAAGTTTTATGTTGCAAACTGTATTTATCTACGTCTACCCAACCATCGCCATCAGCTAATTTACTATTTTTAATAAAATCTGGCGCACTCATCGGAGGCGTAACGTGAATCAGATCGTATTTAATTGTTACGTCTGCAATACCTTCAGCAGTGGTGACAGTAAAAATGGCTTCTTTAGTATCAGCTTTGATCGCTTTAAGATTGTGATTAGTTTTGAGTTCGATATCTTTGCGATTGACTACTTCCATTAAAGGTTTAGCATAGGCAGGCACACCAAAAATACCTCCTGCTGCTGTGCAATAAATAATCTTAGATTTGTTACGTATTCCTTGATCGCGAAAAGTATCATCAGCTAGATACATAATTTTTTGAGGCGCGCCAGCACATTTGATCTGAGTGTTGGGATAGGTAAAGATGGCTGTACCGCCTTGGAAATTGCTAATCATCTCCCAGGTTTTTGGAGCTTGTTCGTAGGCATAATTGCTACAAACTCCATTTTTACCCAATGCATCTGGTAAACCTTCAACTAGATGCCAGTCGATTTGAATTCCTGGACATACTACCAAATAATCGTAGGTAATTTTAGTACCGTTTTGAGTAATTACTGCATTGTTGTCAGGGTCTAAATTTTGACAATAATCTTTAATCCAAGTAGCTTGGGAAGGAATAACTTCTTTTTCTAGTTTAACCGTAGCTTCTGCTTGATAAGCACCACCACCAACTAAAGTCCAAGCTGGTTGATAGTAATGTTTGTCTGAAGGTTCGATCAGGGCAAGCTCTAAATTTTGGTTAGCTGCCAACAGTTGAGAAGCAACTGTAATTCCTGCTGCGCCTCCGCCAATGATGACAATTTGATGATGAATTTCTTTGGTTGTGGTTGACATAATTAATAATTGCGATCGCAATATCTAACAAAACTTAAGCTATCCAAAAGCCTATTTAAAAC from Stanieria cyanosphaera PCC 7437 encodes:
- a CDS encoding hemerythrin domain-containing protein, which encodes MVSLTDEKRAALAEKLAGMKAIQDLIISNEQEFINQCDDTEIRDRLQKMLSDDQKNLGIIETAITQYGIQSEPKDKVQQMVQKAEEMMSGSDLTMYEKMAQHELLKHGQVMSGLIVHKAAQIVGADVQAALAPINTVNFENRAHQEQLKGVLEVLGTRELTGEEADQGLWSRVQDAISALTGVVGSVATQNSDQSDLKIQDIIRMDHQKVNVLIGEIEQSNDNQKIQEYFGQLYQDLLVHSVAEEQVVYPTVRPFYGDEDTQELYDEQAQLREILDQMKSLEPDSQEFKDMLQQVKEMVGDHTRQEESTMFSAIKSNCSSQQQQQMATEFKEAKKQLQLEMAG
- a CDS encoding CheR family methyltransferase; protein product: MNFTDDDRVFEELLEYLRRSRGFDFTGYKRTSLKRRVRKQMQLRELNSFEAYLDYLQVHQEEFQLLFNNILINVTTFFRDKLAWKYLQEQTIPHLIEGKSPRSPIRIWSAGCASGEEAYTLAILFADVLGVELFRQRVKIYATDVDEEALNQARLASYTSQQIEPIPPELRDRFFELQGERYLFRPDLRRVVIFGRHDLVQDAPISRLDLLVCRNTLMYFNAETQAKILNRFHFALNNSGFLFLGKAEMLLTHANLFTPANLQHRIFSPIAITRKRDRPILIADNINFAEEEVNNNSHFHWQLRELAFDTGAIAQIIIDLNGNIVLANASARNQFGINSLDLGRPLQDLEISYRPLELRSPLEKIYQERQIIIIEDVVRNLNKNETQYLNVQFIPLEGDNGAILGVSILFIDVTRYHDLQVQLQQANQELETANEELQSSNEELETTNEELQSTNEELETTNEELQSTNEELETMNEELQSTNEELQTINDELRQRTTELNQANSFLGSILASIRSGVIVVDYQFNILGWNNEAENLWGLRVDEVKGQSLLGLDIGLPVAQLREPIRRCLSRNKDKQEIQLKAINRRGKTIQCHISFNPLIGINKELQGVILLIDEIGASID
- a CDS encoding low molecular weight protein-tyrosine-phosphatase, translated to MAYKLLFVCLGNICRSPSAENITNHLIQEAGLVGKIVCDSAGTSSYHIGSPPDRRMTAAATKRGIKLQGRARQFQPLDFEKFDLILAMDKQNYQDILYLDRQDQYQDKVRLICDFATSYPDREVPDPYYGGSQGFEYVIDLLLDACQGLLAYVVKTQEYQAKL
- a CDS encoding SGNH/GDSL hydrolase family protein, with the translated sequence MFKSHPRERLIFTKRKPKPRRNLSWLWVILSLLLSLMVLELLTRIVMDVAGKRKESSQSQTETQVRKAYRLKFVTETGQPYQTIGVDGTLVAQRSVSLGYQLIPNQKNQYWQINEQGFRDTEPISTVKPKDEIRIFLLGGSTAFGYGSFNNQETISEQLEAFLNQRVQQQKDSPQMYRSNSISGDEEAQKQALAKPLKIKSGNYRVINAAVPGYASGNQLAQLALDTLRYKPDLVIVLDGYVDLMLPSNQTAIEIPQLEKMLDDGPTYLRVYLKKSLQPLRDKVYLIRFIQDNWLSVKPSEQQVTWLLDEQLNNLAQYFPQDQSESQRRIARYFQNHKQMAGLTAGARIPLIIAVQPEITGRNPSRLTAVEGSVTTELGRDYIQKAKQFYPQFVAASKELARVFPYNVKTIELYPLQDEYPAPSFIDAIHLSPEGNKMLAQQLYYAIASSTKMQVVPTITKPDTESELQPQSQPQIQSQPQPQPQLISNP
- a CDS encoding PAS domain-containing hybrid sensor histidine kinase/response regulator, coding for MNISNFENQINNAQQQLAKMQENLDQPPSSEREAEAITALSISIEELHVALEELEQQNSELIITRQELEKERQQYQNLFELAPDGYIVTDRNGVIQAANRSTEKLLHVRRDHLLGKPFILFICKTSRHTFHHCLDSLFQSYEIEELELELQPRHGKPLIAGISLSVELDFKGNITRLLWSIRDLSERIANEQKNRQQAALLDVATEAIIVSDLEDKITFWNSSAKNIYEWEAPEVLGKNAMELWWQETVPQLAEAKQSALAQGKWQGELKKYTKTGREILVESHWSVIRDRSEQPKSILIVDTDITEKKQLESQLFQSQRLESIGTLASGIAHDLNNILNPILGSVQILPRLIPQPNESCRKLTELIETNAKRGANIVKQVLAFSRSEEGERQNLKLNSVIEEVEHLIQETFPKTINLVVNTPPDLWTVYANPTQMHQVLLNLCVNSRDAMPYGGTLMICAENRIVTEDYARKHLDAEAGAYVVFSIIDTGYGIPPQILERIFEPFFTTKEVYQGTGLGLFTAMGIVKNHGGFIEVSSELKSGTQFEIFLPAIEIEKIETKVSTSALPEGKGELILVVDDEKDNLYMTQILLETSGYRVLTAKDGLDAVAIFEQHYGEIELVLMDMMMPNLDGATAIAELVKIAPQVKIISLSGLATDYSLARNSKVKAFLAKPITAESLLTTIKQVIQN